The proteins below are encoded in one region of Pongo pygmaeus isolate AG05252 chromosome 20, NHGRI_mPonPyg2-v2.0_pri, whole genome shotgun sequence:
- the LOC129020909 gene encoding cytochrome P450 4F2-like: MSLLSLSWLDLGPVAASLWLLLLLVGASWLLARVLARTYAFYDNCRCLQCFQQPPKQNWFWGHLSLMRGNEENMRLLKDLGHYFRDVQLWWLRPFYPVLHLIHPTFAAPVLQASAAVAPKDTSFYGALKPWLGDGLVISAGDKWRRHRHLLTPAFHFKILKPYVKIFNKSVNIMHAKWQRLALEGSACLEMFEHISLMTLDSLQKSIFSFDSHCQEKPSEYIDAILELSALTLKRQLHIFLRADFLYFLTPNGRRFRRACDIVHNFTDAVIQERRRTLTSQGVDDFLKAKAKSKTLDFIDVLLLAKDENGKKLSDEDIRAEADTFMFGGHDTTASGLSWVLYNLAGYPEYQEHCRQEVQELLKNRDPKEIEWDDLAQLPFLTMCLKESLRLHSPISRIHRCCTQDVVLPDGRVIPKGNTCTISIFGIHHNPSVWPDPEIYDPFRFDPENLQKTSPLAFIPFSAGPRNCIGQTFAMAEMKVVLALTLLRFRVLPDHAEPRRKLELIVRAEDGLWLRVEPLSADLQ, translated from the exons ATGTCGCTGCTGAGCCTGTCCTGGCTGGACCTCGGGCCGGTGGCAGCATCCCTgtggctgctcctgctgctggTCGGGGCCTCCTGGCTCCTGGCCCGCGTCCTGGCCCGGACCTATGCCTTCTATGACAACTGCCGCTGCCTCCAGTGTTTCCAGCAGCCCCCAAAACAGAACTGGTTTTGGGGTCACCTGAGCCTG ATGCGGGGCAATGAGGAGAACATGCGGCTGTTGAAGGATCTGGGCCACTACTTCCGTGATGTCCAACTTTGGTGGCTTAGGCCTTTCTACCCTGTCCTGCATCTCATCCACCCTACGTTCGCTGCCCCTGTGCTCCAGGCTTCAG CTGCTGTTGCACCCAAGGATACGAGTTTCTATGGCGCCCTGAAGCCCTGGCTGG GGGATGGGCTTGTGATTAGTGCTGGTGACAAGTGGAGACGGCACCGCCACCTGCTCACACCTGCCTTCCACTTCAAAATCTTGAAGCCCTATGTGAAGATTTTCAATAAGAGCGTGAACATCATGCAT GCCAAATGGCAACGCCTGGCTTTGGAGGGCAGTGCCTGTCTGGAAATGTTTGAGCACATCAGCCTCATGACCTTGGACAGTCTGCAGAAATCCATCTTCAGCTTTGACAGCCATTGTCAGGA GAAGCCCAGCGAATATATTGATGCCATCTTGGAGCTCAGTGCACTCACTCTGAAACGGCAGCTGCACATCTTCCTGCGCGCGGACTTCTTGTACTTCCTCACTCCCAATGGGCGACGCTTCCGCAGGGCCTGTGACATAGTGCACAACTTCACAGATGCTGTCATCCAGGAGCGGCGTCGCACCCTCACTAGCCAAGGTGTCGATGACTTCCTGAAGGCCAAGGCCAAGTCCAAGACTTTGGACTTCATTGACGTGCTTTTGCTGGCCAAG gatgaaaatggaaagaagttgtCAGATGAGGACATAAGAGCGGAGGCTGACACCTTCATGTTTGGGG GCCATGACACCACGGCCAGTGGTCTCTCCTGGGTCCTGTACAACCTCGCGGGGTACCCAGAATATCAGGAGCACTGCCGACAGGAggtgcaagagctcctgaagaaccGTGATCCTAAAGAGATTGAATG GGATGACCTGGCCCAGTTGCCCTTCCTGACCATGTGCCTGAAGGAGAGCCTGCGGCTGCATTCCCCAATCTCCAGGATCCACCGCTGCTGCACCCAGGATGTGGTGCTCCCGGATGGCCGGGTCATCCCCAAAG GGAACACTTGCACCATCAGCATCTTTGGGATCCATCACAACCCTTCAGTCTGGCCGGACCCTGAG ATCTATGACCCCTTTCGCTTCGACCCAGAAAATCTCCAGAAGACATCACCTCTGGCTTTTATTCCCTTCTCGGCAGGGCCCAG gaACTGCATCGGCCAGACGTTCGCCATGGCTGAGATGAAGGTGGTCCTGGCGCTCACGCTGCTGCGCTTCCGCGTCCTGCCGGACCACGCGGAGCCCCGCAGGAAGTTGGAGCTGATCGTGCGCGCGGAGGATGGACTTTGGCTACGGGTGGAGCCCCTGAGCGCGGACCTGCAGTGA